In Rhodobacteraceae bacterium LMO-JJ12, a single window of DNA contains:
- a CDS encoding Rrf2 family transcriptional regulator — protein MKLSTKGRYAMVALTDIALQADSALVTLGEVSKRQDVSLPYLEQLFVKLRRAGLVASVRGPGGGYRLARPASEIRVVEILAAVDETVDAMHKGAGASGGASGSRAQSLSNRLWESLSAHVYVWLHQARLSDVIENTLAPCPAVPGIFNIVDDVEDGA, from the coding sequence ATGAAACTGAGTACCAAGGGACGTTACGCAATGGTGGCGCTGACCGATATTGCGCTGCAGGCTGATAGCGCGCTGGTGACGCTGGGCGAAGTCTCAAAGCGGCAGGATGTTTCGCTGCCGTATCTGGAGCAGCTTTTCGTCAAGCTGCGCCGGGCCGGATTGGTGGCATCGGTGCGCGGTCCGGGAGGCGGCTATCGGTTGGCGCGCCCGGCCAGCGAGATTCGGGTTGTCGAAATTCTGGCGGCTGTCGATGAGACGGTGGATGCGATGCACAAGGGGGCGGGCGCCAGCGGTGGTGCGTCGGGCAGCCGGGCACAATCGCTGAGCAACCGGCTTTGGGAGAGTCTGAGTGCGCATGTCTATGTCTGGCTGCATCAGGCGCGGTTGTCGGATGTGATCGAAAACACGCTTGCACCCTGTCCGGCGGTGCCGGGAATCTTCAACATTGTCGATGATGTCGAGGACGGGGCGTGA
- a CDS encoding HD domain-containing protein yields MTTQQTPNDRLTAQMAFLNEADKLKSVIRGTTLCDGSRFENSGEHSWHIALYALTLAEHAPVEVDKSRVIAMLLLHDLVEIDAGDAPVFGTHDAGEMAKAEDSAARRIFGLLPPDQAASFRALWDEFEANETPDARFAKSLDRFQPPNQNLASGGGSWIAYNIDYETFRARVGSKVKSGAPALWSWLKPQVTAWFKSRR; encoded by the coding sequence ATGACGACCCAACAAACCCCCAATGACCGTCTCACCGCCCAGATGGCTTTCCTCAACGAGGCCGACAAGCTCAAATCCGTGATCCGCGGCACCACGCTTTGCGACGGGTCGCGTTTTGAAAACTCCGGTGAACATAGCTGGCACATCGCGCTCTATGCACTCACCCTTGCCGAACACGCGCCCGTAGAGGTCGACAAATCCCGCGTGATCGCCATGCTCCTGCTGCACGATCTGGTAGAAATCGACGCCGGCGATGCCCCGGTGTTCGGCACGCATGACGCGGGAGAAATGGCAAAAGCCGAAGACAGCGCGGCGCGCCGTATCTTCGGCCTGCTCCCCCCCGATCAGGCGGCCAGTTTTCGCGCCCTCTGGGATGAATTTGAAGCCAACGAAACCCCCGACGCGCGCTTCGCCAAATCGCTCGACCGCTTCCAGCCCCCCAATCAAAATCTGGCCTCGGGCGGCGGCTCATGGATCGCCTATAATATCGACTATGAAACCTTCCGCGCCCGCGTCGGCTCCAAGGTCAAATCCGGCGCTCCCGCACTCTGGTCCTGGCTCAAACCCCAGGTCACGGCTTGGTTCAAGTCCCGCCGCTAA
- the sufB gene encoding Fe-S cluster assembly protein SufB: MADAKNVQVKDGVEEETVKAVRSLGDKYEHGWETDIEMEYAPKGVNPDIVRLISEKNKEPEWMTEWRLQAFERWEQMEEPTWAMVNYPEIDFQDQYYYARPKSMMEKPKSLDEVDPKLLATYKKLGIPLQEQMILAGVEGADATPAEARRVAVDAVFDSVSLGTTFQKDLMEAGVIFCSISEAIREHPELVKKYLGSVVPVSDNYYATLNSAVFSDGSFVYVPPGVRCPMELSTYFRINAENTGQFERTLIIADKGSHVSYLEGCTAPKRDVAQLHAAVVEIIVEEDAEVKYSTVQNWYPGDENGVGGIYNFVTKRADCRGDRAKVMWTQVETGSAVTWKYPSCILRGAESQGEFYSIAIANNHQQADTGTKMVHLGRNTKSRIVSKGISAGVAQNTYRGLVSMHPKATNSRNYTQCDSLLIGDACGAHTVPYIEVKNNSSRVEHEATTSKVDDEQLFYCRQRGMSEESAVALIVNGFAKDVLQALPMEFAMEAQQLVAISLEGSVG; the protein is encoded by the coding sequence ATGGCGGACGCAAAAAACGTGCAGGTCAAGGACGGCGTTGAGGAAGAAACAGTCAAGGCTGTTCGTTCCCTGGGTGATAAATACGAACACGGTTGGGAAACCGATATCGAGATGGAATACGCCCCCAAGGGCGTGAACCCCGATATCGTCAGGCTGATCTCGGAAAAGAACAAAGAGCCCGAATGGATGACCGAATGGCGTCTTCAGGCCTTTGAACGCTGGGAACAGATGGAAGAGCCGACCTGGGCTATGGTCAACTATCCCGAAATCGACTTTCAGGATCAGTATTACTATGCTCGTCCGAAAAGCATGATGGAAAAGCCGAAATCGCTTGATGAGGTCGACCCGAAACTGCTGGCCACCTATAAAAAGCTCGGCATTCCGCTTCAGGAACAGATGATTCTGGCCGGGGTGGAGGGCGCCGATGCGACGCCTGCTGAAGCGCGCCGCGTGGCCGTGGATGCGGTGTTTGATTCGGTCTCTCTGGGCACCACATTCCAGAAGGATCTTATGGAAGCAGGGGTCATCTTCTGCTCGATCTCGGAGGCGATTCGCGAACATCCCGAGTTGGTGAAGAAATACCTCGGGTCGGTCGTGCCGGTATCAGACAATTATTATGCCACGCTTAACAGTGCGGTGTTCTCGGATGGCTCGTTTGTTTATGTGCCGCCGGGGGTGCGTTGCCCGATGGAGCTTAGCACGTATTTCCGTATCAACGCCGAGAATACCGGCCAGTTCGAGCGCACGCTGATCATTGCCGACAAGGGGTCACACGTGTCCTATCTTGAAGGGTGCACGGCGCCGAAGCGCGATGTGGCGCAGCTTCATGCCGCGGTGGTGGAAATCATCGTCGAGGAAGACGCCGAGGTGAAGTATTCGACCGTTCAGAACTGGTATCCCGGGGATGAGAACGGCGTTGGCGGGATCTATAACTTTGTGACCAAGCGTGCCGATTGCCGGGGCGACCGGGCCAAGGTGATGTGGACGCAGGTTGAGACCGGATCGGCCGTGACGTGGAAGTATCCGAGCTGTATTCTGCGCGGTGCAGAGTCGCAGGGCGAGTTCTATTCCATCGCCATCGCCAACAACCATCAGCAGGCCGATACCGGCACCAAGATGGTACATCTGGGGCGCAACACGAAAAGTCGTATCGTGTCCAAGGGGATCAGCGCGGGGGTGGCACAAAACACCTATCGCGGGCTTGTGTCGATGCACCCCAAGGCGACGAATTCGCGCAACTATACGCAATGTGACAGCCTGTTGATCGGAGACGCCTGTGGCGCGCATACGGTGCCTTACATCGAGGTGAAGAACAATTCATCGCGCGTCGAGCATGAGGCGACCACATCCAAGGTGGATGACGAACAGCTGTTTTATTGCCGTCAGCGCGGCATGAGCGAAGAATCGGCAGTGGCCTTGATCGTCAATGGTTTTGCCAAGGACGTGTTGCAGGCGCTGCCAATGGAGTTCGCCATGGAAGCCCAACAGTTGGTGGCGATTTCGCTGGAGGGGTCTGTTGGCTGA
- a CDS encoding cysteine desulfurase, which translates to MQRVYLDHNATTPLRVEARAAMIAAMDVVGNPSSVHGEGRAAKGLIERARVQVARAIGAEGAEVVFTASATEAAAMVLSGMTLQGAPIEHDAVGAWVSGDLPVDRQGRVTVANPGRATLQLANSETGVIQQLPDGLMLSDMTQGFGKIEVDFLRSGAVMGIVSAHKLGGPKGVGALILRRGIDLPALLKGGGQEMGRRAGTENVIGIAGFGAAAEAAAGDVAMGRWKDTSKMRDFLESAIAKVANKTIFVGKGAERLPNTSCFATPGWKGETQVMQMDLAGFAISAGSACSSGKVRASRVLTACGYDEAVAACAIRVSLGLETTMDDVTRFAEAWGAAFERFRDRAKISAA; encoded by the coding sequence GTGCAACGCGTTTATCTCGATCATAATGCGACGACGCCGCTACGCGTTGAGGCGCGTGCGGCGATGATTGCGGCCATGGATGTGGTCGGCAACCCGTCGAGCGTGCACGGCGAGGGGCGCGCCGCAAAAGGGTTGATCGAGCGGGCGCGCGTGCAGGTGGCGCGTGCGATTGGCGCCGAGGGGGCCGAGGTTGTCTTTACCGCCAGTGCGACCGAAGCGGCGGCGATGGTGTTGAGTGGCATGACGTTGCAGGGCGCACCAATTGAGCATGATGCGGTGGGGGCCTGGGTTAGTGGTGATCTGCCCGTGGATAGGCAGGGGCGGGTGACGGTGGCCAATCCGGGGCGGGCGACGCTGCAATTGGCCAATTCGGAAACCGGGGTGATTCAGCAATTGCCGGACGGTTTGATGCTGTCGGATATGACGCAGGGCTTTGGCAAGATCGAGGTGGATTTCCTGCGTTCGGGTGCGGTGATGGGAATCGTTTCGGCGCATAAGCTTGGCGGACCCAAGGGCGTGGGGGCTTTGATCTTGCGACGCGGAATCGATCTTCCAGCGCTGCTCAAGGGGGGCGGCCAGGAGATGGGGCGGCGCGCGGGGACGGAAAATGTGATCGGTATCGCCGGATTCGGCGCGGCGGCAGAGGCGGCGGCGGGGGATGTGGCGATGGGTCGCTGGAAAGATACCTCGAAAATGCGTGATTTCCTGGAAAGTGCCATTGCGAAAGTTGCAAATAAGACTATTTTTGTCGGGAAAGGTGCTGAGCGCTTACCGAACACCAGCTGTTTTGCGACCCCCGGATGGAAGGGCGAGACGCAGGTGATGCAGATGGATCTGGCAGGATTCGCAATTTCCGCCGGATCGGCCTGTTCTTCGGGCAAGGTGCGGGCAAGCCGGGTTTTGACGGCTTGTGGATATGACGAGGCCGTAGCGGCGTGCGCGATTCGCGTGTCGTTGGGGCTTGAGACAACGATGGACGATGTGACCCGCTTTGCTGAGGCATGGGGCGCAGCATTTGAGAGATTTCGCGACCGCGCAAAAATCAGCGCGGCGTGA
- a CDS encoding alpha/beta hydrolase → MPEVIFPGPEGRLEGRYHPQPEKDAPIAIVLHPHPQFGGTMNNKVVYNLHYTFYNMGFTVLRFNFRGVGRSQGEYDQGVGELSDAASALDYLQSMNQNSKHCWVAGFSFGAWIGMQLLMRRPEITGFISVSPPANMYDFSFLAPCPSSGLIINGLADRVAPPPDTVALVNKLHEQKGITVTHTEVEGAGHFFENEHMDTLTGNVTSYVKRRLTETTR, encoded by the coding sequence ATGCCCGAGGTGATTTTTCCCGGACCAGAAGGCCGCCTCGAAGGCCGCTATCATCCGCAACCCGAAAAAGACGCACCCATTGCCATCGTTCTGCATCCGCATCCACAGTTTGGCGGAACGATGAACAACAAGGTCGTCTATAACCTGCATTACACGTTCTACAACATGGGGTTTACCGTGTTGCGCTTCAATTTCCGAGGTGTCGGGCGGTCGCAGGGTGAATATGACCAAGGTGTCGGTGAATTGTCCGATGCCGCCTCTGCGCTCGACTATCTTCAGTCGATGAACCAGAACTCGAAACATTGCTGGGTCGCGGGCTTTTCCTTTGGTGCCTGGATCGGCATGCAGCTCTTGATGCGCCGCCCCGAGATCACCGGCTTCATTTCGGTGTCGCCCCCCGCCAACATGTATGATTTCTCGTTCCTCGCGCCCTGCCCCAGCTCGGGCCTGATCATCAATGGTCTGGCCGATCGCGTCGCGCCGCCGCCCGATACCGTGGCGCTGGTCAACAAGCTGCACGAGCAAAAAGGCATCACCGTCACCCATACCGAAGTCGAAGGTGCCGGGCATTTCTTCGAGAACGAGCATATGGATACGCTGACCGGCAACGTGACCAGCTATGTCAAACGTCGCCTGACCGAGACCACACGCTAA